A region of the Carya illinoinensis cultivar Pawnee chromosome 16, C.illinoinensisPawnee_v1, whole genome shotgun sequence genome:
TAAATGTTGACACAGTAGAAAGTATGCAGACTTTAATAAGATAAACAAGATAAACTAAATGAGACAGACTTTAATAGTTTTCTaactattaattttcttatagcCACATATATAAATTCTGCAATATTAAGACCAGAACTAATGTAAACTGTGCTTCTTGCAATTGTGAGCAGAAAAAATGCAAACTGTGATTTTGGCAAATCTAATCATACTTCTCCCTCTAtgagtatacaagaaaaaacaCCCATGAAAGTGCCAATGCAATATCCCCAACAACCATCCTCAGAACAACCACGAAAATGTGAAGAAACACACACCCCTTGGAAAAGAAACTTTGCAACTCTGTCCTTGACAATAGAAGCAAACCAGAAGTTGATTTATTGTCTTATTTCAGGTTTGTATTTATACAAAACTATTTACAAAACTAATGAGAGAATGACccaaaacattacaaattacCCAAGATGACCAACAAAATAACCCAGAATAttatatctcatttttttacaaacaaaacaagaattGCAATCTTTAGCAGTGTTGATTTCCCAACATCAATAATTCTTCAACTACAGACAATGTGTTCAGAAAACAACTAGACAGTGTGCATCACACTTTGCAACAAATGTTGTTTTAACATGTTAGATTACACAAATCATGTGCAGGCACATATCAAGGTGAATTGGCACATATAAAGGTGCAGGCACATAAGTAGAATCAGTCACATATCAAGGTGCAGGTACATGTACGGTTCCTATACATGTAAGAGAATTCTGAAACTAAAGGAGAATTTTATCCCtcaaacaatctaaggaatttTGAGACTAGTGATGCTCTCCAGGCAAAGGTGGGAAATACAAGCAAGTCAAAGCAACACTTCTAATTGTTATGCTCCAACATGAAACTTAATTTAAGATGATCTCAAACATATCGCAGCCTCAAACTGAAAGTATGGGCATCTCGTATAGTGCTGCCAATGGCATTAAGATCATCTCAAGACCCCAAAAACTTTCCCAACTTAATGCATCACGGAAAAAGCTCAACTTAATCGAAAATAAGAGGCTGtcttttctatattttaaaGGCTAAGCATgcatatttattgtatttttttaatcttaatctTAAGCATCCCGCTCACTTTCCTAGTTGAGGTTTCCTTCTTTTTCAGCCTAATGAAAAATAGGTAGCTCAAGAACATTTAAGTAACCAGTGGCTAGTAGAAGGATAATGCACATGCATAACTCTTGTCCACTTCAAccattttataacaaaaactAAGAGTTCTCTCCCAAACTCCAAAATAACCCATAAGGAATAACAcgggaaaagaaaaactaaaactgTTAAAGCATATACACATACAGGATACATAAAATAGAATTTCTAAGCTCTccctctttttttcatttttttgaatgaatttaatttttggttccCTAGCAGTACTCAGATTTCAGTCTAGTTATTCTGGGAGGAATAACAGGACTTTTATGGCAAAGGTAATGGCTACAACGTAAACTaccatgttaaaaaaaataaaaataaaataaaaataaaaaatcaagaaatCTCCATCAAAATCAAGACGTCCCCATTCTTCCCCtcttactattttttcaaacaaaaagtcAACAATAACCATGTTCAACGGTAAGAAATTAATCAAGAAATCTCCCTCAAATcgcaaattataaaaaaaaaaaaaaaaaaaaaaaaaaaaaaaaaaaaaaagaaccatgCTCAAcagtaagaaaataatcaagaaaaattTCCAAATCACAGCAATAACCATGCTTGAgagaaattttacaaatcacATTAATAAGGGCAAACGACTGCTAGAAATTATGAGAGAGTTAGGAGAAGAGATAAACCaaagaaattaacaatcaaGCTGTCGTCGAGGAGGAGGGGTCAGTCATGGAGAGGGTGTGGTGAATGTCGATCGGTAGGGGTTTCGGGAGTGAGAATAAAAATGGAGAGAGGGATTTCGAGAGTGAGCGAGAGGAAGGAGAGAGGAATTTGGGGAGTAAGACTGGTGGCAAGTTTGGAGAGAGTGGGagtttctctatctctctcacaaGGCTCAGCCGTTGGGTTATGGAAGTGAAGGTTTATGGCAGTGAGAGAGAGTTGcgagagtgagggagagaatGGGGAAAGTTACCGGAGTGAGTGAAGGTTCAGTGAAGAGAATGGGAGAGAATACAGCGAGGGAGAGTTACAAGAGTGAGGGAGAGAATGGAGAGAAGGTTCAGTAAAGAGAATGGGAGAGAATACAGTGAGAATGGGAGGGTCTCAATAGCGGGAGGGTTTCTCGCGAAATTGAGAGGAGcgagaaataaatattatagtgTGTAGTTAGGTTACTATAATCTCTGTCTTCCCTTAAAGAATAGGCTACATGTGTCTTCTTAGATAGGGGAAAGTTCATACATGCATTAGGAATTAGGTCTATAATACTTGTGTTGatctttatttgaatatttgaaatttcttCCAACTGGTACAAATAACTAcctcataaaattaaaaagagagaaataatacaTAATTTCTAATGTACAGGAGAAGTAGAGAATTAATAGAAAATTCACCTCGTAAAGAGGACCAAGACTGCCGACCAAGATATTGAGAAGATCAGAAATCTAAGATATctgaaattcaataaaaaaaaaaaaaagagtcaaaatTTGGGAATCGGTCAAATATAGAAATTTACCCTTCTGTCCATGCAGGTAGGAAATCCAAAAAGCGAAGTATACTAAATTGTAAAGAAACTGAAAttcaaaaagaataattttaaggAACAAAAACATTGAATCACGTGATTGAACCCCTAAAAGCAAAGAGAATCCATATATCAAAACCACGTCGTGAAACTCAATTATTAACTCATAAGACGCCTAGCAATTGGAAAATTGATTGATAGTACTCTTGGGTATCTAAAAACTACGTTACTACGAGGTGAatgatattttagttttataattaattatatgcatCTCTACTATTACTGTAAGATGATCAACAAATAGTTCAAGTAAAGACTTTACCATTAAGCAATGTTTGTTATAAATTGTAACATACCTTTTCCTTGATGATGTGTTGTATGGTGGCATTGAGGTCTCCTTCTACCATTGGTTGAAAAACTTTGTATCCCGTACGCACTCCCTTTAGCATAGGTGTTTTTGTACTTGTTGAaacaaacatttttaatttgGGGCATTcatttatttgtattatttcCAGAGATGGCCATTCAAAAGCATGATTATCTTCTATGTAAAaacattccaactttggtaaatGCTGGAGAGTGAGGACCTTCACTAGAGGAAATGCAATCACATCTCTATTCTCTTCATCTCCCGGTTCTTTTGCAAGGATTTCTTCCATTTCATTGCAATGACATACGGCTATGCGCTCTAATTTCACAAGAAGTTTTGCTATGGATGGTGTGAATAAACATTTCAAACTATTACATGTCCATACTTCTAGACGTCTCAAGTAATTGAATCCCTTAATTTCTCGTGGGCCTTTCTTCCATATATGCAACAGCTTCGGTAAATACCTTAATTCCAACTTTGTCAAGTTATTGAAGATATTGCTTTCTTCAGCATTTAGCCCCTCAAGTTCAAATATCACTTCCAATGAATCACATCGAACTGCAAGAAGTTGTTGTagattttccaaactttcaaccAAGTTGTGTGGAAACAGAGACAACATCTTCGTTTGATTTTCAGTCTCACTCACATTTTCCTTCTGATCTTGCTTTGTCAATGTAATCTACCAAAACATCAAAAAGTGTGAAggagtatatataatatttaaaaaaatgacactttCAAGTAGGCTCGTACGTAGTCGTGGGAGGATATTTTTACGTTCAACTTCAATTTGAGAACATAAATGACCACATTTTCTAAATTACAAGGCCAAACtagcaaaatcaatattttgttaTTGCAAATAaccgttttttattttatttatagtctAATGGAAGTCTGACATATTTAAATGAATTGTCCAAAGTTCCTTCTGGAGCTTTagtaaaaatattgataaaaaaataaataataaataataattaatgcaATTGTATAAGGAAGTGTCCAAATAacttactcttttatttatagTCTAGTGGAACTCTAGGATCTTTAAGcctcatttggatgttgagatagtttcatctcatctcatcccatccaatctcatctcaatatccaaacatcactgaaacacataatttttaatttttaaatttccaactattcattacctaattattacaaattttctaaattttcaaacaaaacacaaaaaattcaattttttaaaattccaaaataaaaataatattaaaaaaataatattttgataatatttgaattttataatatttttattcaacattttctttttcatttttcaaaatcccataaaatatcttaactcaaactattttactattatttacaaaccatttcactattattcacatatttctcatcttatttcaacatctaaatgaggcctaaattaattttagtaaaaaaaaaaatatatatatatatataaaagaaataacaagaataaaaataattaatgctaTTATAGAAGTGTttcaaaaaagttataaatgaaaagaataataatccaTATAGAAAGTGAATCGTATATGTAGTGCTAATTGGGAGAACCTACCTCAATTGAATCCGTGGAATTACATATGCCAATCATGTGCCTTGGTAAGCCATTTAATTCTAGTGACTCCAGGAGATGGAAGGTATTAGGTGGAGAACTATCCGATGTGGCTTCGAGTAGATATTCTAAATCTTCACATCCACAAATCTCTAGACGCTTCAAGTTGCATGGTAAAATTCCTTTTTGCTCTTTCTCAAACCGAatgtgttttgaattttttgcaaTATCCAACCGCAAAACTACAGCTTTCTTCAATAGTGAACGAATTGTTTGGTGTTCCTCAAGATCACTTGCATCCTCCATTTTGAGTTCCaaagtatttttaaagaaatatctcGTATCTCCTAAAGAACGATATATATCACCAATCTCTATATGAAATCTGAAATCGGAGTGACTGAAGTGCAAATCTTTTGGCAAGCACAAGATACTTGGTACACTGATTTCTAAAACCACCAGTTGACTGGAATAATGTATTAGTTCAACAAGGCTTGCATTATTATTTGTTACTTCTCCATTTCCCTCCATCATAGTCGTACATCCCCAATTCTTGAATCCTCCCACGTATAATTCTTCTAGTCGAGATAAATCAGATAATACACCAGCTGCAATTCTTTTTAGAGATCCACATCGCTCCATATCTAGTAATTTTAATCGACTAAGCTTTCCTATTTCCAACGGCAATTCCTCAATCTCCGAATTAGGAAAGCCAAGAATTTCTAGGTTTCCAAGAGTTCCAATTGCCGACACATCTCCTAAGCGACAACTTTGCAGATTCAGCATTCGAAGGTTCTTGAGGATCTTGATTGATAGTGGCAAAGATGTTGAGGAGAAGCAACCTTTTTTCATAGACAACATCTCCAGCTCCTTCATGCCATTAAAGAAATTGTCTGGGAACGTTTTTGAATGGTTTAAACATGATAGTTGCAAAAGTTGAAGTTTGGGACACTTCAACTCAGTAGGATgccctttcatttcttcaagTAAAAGAGACATTGCGGTGTAACTGTCATATGATCTATCCGTCGGTGGCCAATCTTTGAGTCCTTTGTCCAACTTTACcataaaaccattttcttctttggaTGCAATTGATATGGCAACATCTCGTACAACATCATGCATTTTGACGCATTCGTACTTGTAGCTATTTAACAAGAGATATAATCTTCTAAGATTCTTAACTATTGCATGTACATATACTCTTGTTTCTTCCACAGTATCCAAGCCTTTAGAAAACCGTTTTGCAACTCCATACCTGACTAAATGTTCAATCGGAACATCATGATCTTCAGGATACAAACAACATAGCAAAAAGCATGATTTGGCTTCGTCACTTTTTAAATAGTTGTAACTGAGCTCTATGCTGGAATATACCTTTGAATGCAGACCATTGATATCTAGTGGCCTAGACATTTTAAGTTGTTGAAGTGCGGCTTTCCACTCATTTTTGTCGCTTTTGTTGCTAAGAAGACGTCCAACTATCACAATGGCAAGGGGTAAATGTGCGCATTCCTTCGCAACTTCTTTTGCTATTGAGATTAGATCAGAGGAATTGATACAATCACCAGccatttctttgaaaagattcCACGCTTCTTCCTCAGATAAAAGTTCAACTGGAAAAATCTTCGGTTGAATCCTCATCCCATTGCaactttctttgtttcttgtcGTCAACAAGATTTTGCAGCTCTTTTCTTTAATTGCTTGGTAAACTCCAATATCCTCAATATCAAGTGGTTCCCAAACATCATCCAATATCACAAGAACATTCTCATTCTCATTCTCAGTCAATATTGAATATAATTCATTTGCTCTTCCATGTAAAAACTCTACTTGAAGTCTCGTACCTAGCGATTCTGCAAGTTCGGCTTGAATCTTTGTCAAACTTGGACTTTGAGACACCGTTGCAAAGGCAACTTTATGGAATAAATTTTCAGATTTCActcttctctcaatctctttggCCATTTTTGTCTTGCCAATCCCTCCCATACCCCATAATGCAATCATGTCGATATCTTCATTCTTTAGATCATTCAAAACATTTTGAATCGTTGATTTTCGTGATTCAAAATCCTTAAACCATTGATCTGTAGATGATGATCTTACTTCCCTTGGAGGTGCAGGGTTGTACACCCTATCATATCTTCCACCTTCTTCATCTAGTAACTCAACGATAGCTCGAATATTCTTCTGAGTTTTCTTACCCAAGGAATAGCGTAGCTTCAAATCAAGACACCAACCATTCAAGCACTTCGTATTAGCTTTGACATCTTCTTCAAGGAATTTCTcgatttcttcaatttttttctccacaCTTGTTAGCCAGGTGTTAACTTCACTTGCGACTACTTCCTGATTCCTTTGAGCTCCAATAACAGATTGTTGCACTGCCTCCTTCTTCTCAAGTATCCTCTGAAATTTCTCTTTAAGAGTTGCAATACTGCTCTTGTACAAAACAAGATAACCAAACTGTTGTCCGACTGGACCAACTGAGTAGTCTATTATTTTTCCCACGATTAACGAAATGATctccatttttt
Encoded here:
- the LOC122298812 gene encoding probable disease resistance protein At4g27220 — translated: MEIISLIVGKIIDYSVGPVGQQFGYLVLYKSSIATLKEKFQRILEKKEAVQQSVIGAQRNQEVVASEVNTWLTSVEKKIEEIEKFLEEDVKANTKCLNGWCLDLKLRYSLGKKTQKNIRAIVELLDEEGGRYDRVYNPAPPREVRSSSTDQWFKDFESRKSTIQNVLNDLKNEDIDMIALWGMGGIGKTKMAKEIERRVKSENLFHKVAFATVSQSPSLTKIQAELAESLGTRLQVEFLHGRANELYSILTENENENVLVILDDVWEPLDIEDIGVYQAIKEKSCKILLTTRNKESCNGMRIQPKIFPVELLSEEEAWNLFKEMAGDCINSSDLISIAKEVAKECAHLPLAIVIVGRLLSNKSDKNEWKAALQQLKMSRPLDINGLHSKVYSSIELSYNYLKSDEAKSCFLLCCLYPEDHDVPIEHLVRYGVAKRFSKGLDTVEETRVYVHAIVKNLRRLYLLLNSYKYECVKMHDVVRDVAISIASKEENGFMVKLDKGLKDWPPTDRSYDSYTAMSLLLEEMKGHPTELKCPKLQLLQLSCLNHSKTFPDNFFNGMKELEMLSMKKGCFSSTSLPLSIKILKNLRMLNLQSCRLGDVSAIGTLGNLEILGFPNSEIEELPLEIGKLSRLKLLDMERCGSLKRIAAGVLSDLSRLEELYVGGFKNWGCTTMMEGNGEVTNNNASLVELIHYSSQLVVLEISVPSILCLPKDLHFSHSDFRFHIEIGDIYRSLGDTRYFFKNTLELKMEDASDLEEHQTIRSLLKKAVVLRLDIAKNSKHIRFEKEQKGILPCNLKRLEICGCEDLEYLLEATSDSSPPNTFHLLESLELNGLPRHMIGICNSTDSIEITLTKQDQKENVSETENQTKMLSLFPHNLVESLENLQQLLAVRCDSLEVIFELEGLNAEESNIFNNLTKLELRYLPKLLHIWKKGPREIKGFNYLRRLEVWTCNSLKCLFTPSIAKLLVKLERIAVCHCNEMEEILAKEPGDEENRDVIAFPLVKVLTLQHLPKLECFYIEDNHAFEWPSLEIIQINECPKLKMFVSTSTKTPMLKGVRTGYKVFQPMVEGDLNATIQHIIKEKFLYNLVYFAFWISYLHGQKGTSEALARRLFDLLSLNNLSFDLVDPKDYEPEDLSKESLVLIIASTWEDGKPPPNAKFFSSWLSESAKDFKLGANVILPVWEVDVDKGDFDEVFEAWSA
- the LOC122299080 gene encoding probable disease resistance protein At4g27220, whose product is MEIISLIVGKIIDYSVGPVGQQFGYLVLYKSSIATLKEKFQRILEKKEAVQQSVIGAQRNQEVVASEVNTWLTSVEKKIEEIEKFLEEDVKANTKCLNGWCLDLKLRYSLGKKTQKNIRAIVELLDEEGGRYDRVYNPAPPREVRSSSTDQWFKDFESRKSTIQNVLNDLKNEDIDMIALWGMGGIGKTKMAKEIERRVKSENLFHKVAFATVSQSPSLTKIQAELAESLGTRLQVEFLHGRANELYSILTENENENVLVILDDVWEPLDIEDIGVYQAIKEKSCKILLTTRNKESCNGMRIQPKIFPVELLSEEEAWNLFKEMAGDCINSSDLISIAKEVAKECAHLPLAIVIVGRLLSNKSDKNEWKAALQQLKMSRPLDINGLHSKVYSSIELSYNYLKSDEAKSCFLLCCLYPEDHDVPIEHLVRYGVAKRFSKGLDTVEETRVYVHAIVKNLRRLYLLLNSYKYECVKMHDVVRDVAISIASKEENGFMVKLDKGLKDWPPTDRSYDSYTAMSLLLEEMKGHPTELKCPKLQLLQLSCLNHSKTFPDNFFNGMKELEMLSMKKGCFSSTSLPLSIKILKNLRMLNLQSCRLGDVSAIGTLGNLEILGFPNSEIEELPLEIGKLSRLKLLDMERCGSLKRIAAGVLSDLSRLEELYVGGFKNWGCTTMMEGNGEVTNNNASLVELIHYSSQLVVLEISVPSILCLPKDLHFSHSDFRFHIEIGDIYRSLGDTRYFFKNTLELKMEDASDLEEHQTIRSLLKKAVVLRLDIAKNSKHIRFEKEQKGILPCNLKRLEICGCEDLEYLLEATSDSSPPNTFHLLESLELNGLPRHMIGICNSTDSIEITLTKQDQKENVSETENQTKMLSLFPHNLVESLENLQQLLAVRCDSLEVIFELEGLNAEESNIFNNLTKLELRYLPKLLHIWKKGPREIKGFNYLRRLEVWTCNSLKCLFTPSIAKLLVKLERIAVCHCNEMEEILAKEPGDEENRDVIAFPLVKVLTLQHLPKLECFYIEDNHAFEWPSLEIIQINECPKLKMFVSTSTKTPMLKGVRTGYKVFQPMVEGDLNATIQHIIKEKVLLRTPFVAWSTLLKLYENCVL